The DNA sequence GATTAGCACGTTTTTTCCGCTAAATTTCATTTTTTCTCCTTGATTTCAAATTTGACCCGCATTTTATCAGACGAAAGCTAAAAAACCGATTTTGCGGCGCAAAACCCGCTGGCGTAAATTTTAGCCAGCTATCTCGTCAGCTCAAAGCTAAGATCGATCAGATCCTCCACCTGCTCGGACGCGATTTTGGAGCTTAAATTTACGCTGATCCAATGCTTTTTATTCATATGATAGGCGGGCAAAATTTGATCACCGTCGCGCAAAATCGCCGCGAGATCGGGCTTGCATTTTAGATTTAGTATCTCTAGCGCTTCCCCGCTTTTAAGCCCCAGCTTGCCGCCGTCCACGCGCATAAAAACGGCGAACCATTTTCGGTTTTTCGCGTGGCGAAACACGGCAAATGCGGGGTGCTTGTCAAATACTCGCTCGCCCTGCGCGCCGAATTTCTCCTTTATGTAGCTAAAAACTCGCTTCCGTGCGGGCATCACTTGCCTCCTTTGCAAAAGCAGGCGTCCAGATGATCGTCCACTACGCCCGCGCTTTGCAAAAACGCATAGACGCTCGTGGGTCCCAGAAATTTAAATCCGCGCTTTTTCATCTCTTTTGCGACGAAATCCGCAAGCGGCGTGGTAGCTGGGATCTGCTTTATGTTCTCATAGTGATTTATGATGGGCTTGCCGTCAAATTTGGGATCGAATTTAGGCAAAAGATAGCCCCAAAGATAGTCGTAAAAGCTGCCAAACTCGCTTACGACGGCGAGGAATGCGCGGGCGTTTGCGGCGAGCGAGTTTAGCTTTAGGCGGTTTCTGATGAGTGCTGGATTTTGCATAAATTTTGCCGTCTGCTCCTCGCCGTAGAGCGAAATTTTATGCGCGTCAAATCCGTCAAACGCCGCTCTCATCGCCTCGCGTTTAAGCAGCACCGCATGCCACGAGATACCCGCCTGAAAGCCCTCAAGCACGATGAGCTCGAAAAATTTCGCATCGTCTTTTATGAGCTTGCCCCACTCCTCGTCGTGATATACGCGCTCTAGCTCGCTTTTCTCCGCCCAGTCGCAGCGGATTTTAGGTTTTTGAGTATTTTGCAAATTTAGCTCCTTGTTCGTACAAATTTGAGAGATTGTAGCGAAATTTAGGTTAAGAATGATGACGGGGAATCAAATTTTACCCGACAAAATTTGATTTAAAAATTCGGAAAATTTGAAAGTGATTGAAGCCGTTTTTACAAAATTTAAAAGTATCGCAAGCCGAATTCTCGAATTTAATCTTAAATTTGACCCGCGATACGAAATAAGATTTGAAAGTATTTCGAGGCGCTTTTTAGGGTTGCGCGGCTAAAATTTTGCACAGGCTAGACAAAATAGTCTGTCAAGCAAAATTTTAGCAAGCTCCGCAAAAAGCGTCCGAAAGACGCCGCAAATTAGCCTATATTCTCTCCCGCAATCATACCAAACGTTAAGCAGTCAGCTATCGCTACGCTACCTAAGCGGCTAGCTCCGTGTACGCCGCCGGTGATCTCGCCTGCGGCAAATAATCTTGGGATCGGC is a window from the Campylobacter massiliensis genome containing:
- a CDS encoding DNA-3-methyladenine glycosylase I: MQNTQKPKIRCDWAEKSELERVYHDEEWGKLIKDDAKFFELIVLEGFQAGISWHAVLLKREAMRAAFDGFDAHKISLYGEEQTAKFMQNPALIRNRLKLNSLAANARAFLAVVSEFGSFYDYLWGYLLPKFDPKFDGKPIINHYENIKQIPATTPLADFVAKEMKKRGFKFLGPTSVYAFLQSAGVVDDHLDACFCKGGK
- a CDS encoding MmcQ/YjbR family DNA-binding protein, with translation MPARKRVFSYIKEKFGAQGERVFDKHPAFAVFRHAKNRKWFAVFMRVDGGKLGLKSGEALEILNLKCKPDLAAILRDGDQILPAYHMNKKHWISVNLSSKIASEQVEDLIDLSFELTR